From a region of the Microcebus murinus isolate Inina chromosome 23, M.murinus_Inina_mat1.0, whole genome shotgun sequence genome:
- the C23H1orf115 gene encoding required for drug-induced death protein 1: MTVGTRLRSKAAPRRGPRVRGRAEGDEEAAPILEHLECGDLEHPECGDLEHPECGDRAARGRRAGGRSARKVHLAVLPERYEPLEEPAPGDKPKRRYRQKLKKYGKNVGKVITKGCRYVVIGLQGFAAAYAAPFAVATSVVSFVR, from the exons ATGACGGTGGGAACCAGGCTCCGCAGCAAGGCGGCCCCGCGCCGCGGGCCCCGAGTTCGAGGGCGGGCGGAGGGGGACGAGGAGGCGGCGCCCATCCTGGAGCACCTGGAGTGCGGGGACCTGGAGCACCCCGAGTGCGGGGACCTGGAGCACCCCGAGTGCGGGGACCGGGCGGCGCGCGGGCGGCGCGCGGGGGGCCGGAGCGCGCGGAAGGTGCACCTCGCCGTCCTGCCCGAGCGCTACGAGCCGCTGGAGGAGCCCGCCCCGGGCGACAAGCCCAAGCGGAGGTACCGGCAGAAGCTGAAGAAGTACGGCAAG AACGTCGGGAAGGTCATCACCAAAGGATGCCGCTATGTGGTCATCGGCCTGCAAGGCTTCGCCGCGGCCTACGCCGCCCCGTTCGCGGTGGCCACCAGCGTGGTGTCCTTCGTGCGCTGA